A section of the Salvelinus fontinalis isolate EN_2023a chromosome 33, ASM2944872v1, whole genome shotgun sequence genome encodes:
- the LOC129832427 gene encoding complement C1q tumor necrosis factor-related protein 5-like isoform X1 yields MLYQLPTEPHWTYIGSIEMTSLQLWPLLLLPFLLVNFSSQLDDNKIPPSLCTGHPGIPGTPGVHGSLGQPGRDGRDGRDSVPGEKGEKGDRGETGESGLRGLTGDQGNSGDKGDRGQSGECAIAPKSAFSAKLSEGRTMPVAAEDAVRFDKVTLNEQGDFNTETGRFTCKVPGVYYFAVHATVYRASLQFDLMKNGHTMASYFQFYGNWPKPASLSGGSLLHLIPGDQVWVQMALGEYSGFYSSSKTDSTFTGFLVYSDWKNSAVFAKGEVV; encoded by the exons atgctctaccaactaccaactgagccacactggaCCTATATAGG TAGCATTGAAATGACATCACTCCAGCTGtggcccctcctcctcctcccttttctACTGGTCAACTTCTCCAGCCAATTAGACGACAACAAGATCCCGCCCAGTCTGTGTACGGGACACCCAGGTATCCCAGGTACCCCTGGGGTGCACGGCAGTCTTGGCCAACCAGGAAGAGATGGGAGGGACGGGCGTGATTCTGTTcctggggagaagggagagaagggagacagaggagagacgg GCGAGTCAGGCCTTAGAGGCCTCACTGGAGATCAGGGGAACTCTGGAGATAAAGGAGACAGGGGGCAGTCGGGGGAGTGCGCCATCGCtcccaaatcagccttcagcgcCAAGTTGTCCGAGGGCCGCACCATGCCCGTGGCGGCGGAAGATGCTGTGCGCTTTGACAAGGTAACGCTAAACGAGCAGGGTGACTTCAACACGGAAACAGGACGCTTCACCTGCAAAGTGCCCGGCGTCTACTACTTTGCGGTCCACGCCACCGTCTACCGGGCCAGCCTGCAGTTTGACCTGATGAAGAACGGTCACACGATGGCGTCCTACTTCCAGTTCTATGGGAACTGGCCCAAGCCAGCATCTTTGTCCGGAGGCTCGCTGCTGCACCTCATCCCGGGCGATCAGGTGTGGGTGCAGATGGCGTTGGGCGAGTACAGTGGTTTCTACTCCAGCTCTAAGACTGACAGCACGTTCACTGGCTTCCTGGTGTACTCGGACTGGAAAAACTCTGCTGTCTTCGCCAAGGGCGAAGTGGTATAG
- the LOC129832427 gene encoding complement C1q tumor necrosis factor-related protein 5-like isoform X2, which yields MTSLQLWPLLLLPFLLVNFSSQLDDNKIPPSLCTGHPGIPGTPGVHGSLGQPGRDGRDGRDSVPGEKGEKGDRGETGESGLRGLTGDQGNSGDKGDRGQSGECAIAPKSAFSAKLSEGRTMPVAAEDAVRFDKVTLNEQGDFNTETGRFTCKVPGVYYFAVHATVYRASLQFDLMKNGHTMASYFQFYGNWPKPASLSGGSLLHLIPGDQVWVQMALGEYSGFYSSSKTDSTFTGFLVYSDWKNSAVFAKGEVV from the exons ATGACATCACTCCAGCTGtggcccctcctcctcctcccttttctACTGGTCAACTTCTCCAGCCAATTAGACGACAACAAGATCCCGCCCAGTCTGTGTACGGGACACCCAGGTATCCCAGGTACCCCTGGGGTGCACGGCAGTCTTGGCCAACCAGGAAGAGATGGGAGGGACGGGCGTGATTCTGTTcctggggagaagggagagaagggagacagaggagagacgg GCGAGTCAGGCCTTAGAGGCCTCACTGGAGATCAGGGGAACTCTGGAGATAAAGGAGACAGGGGGCAGTCGGGGGAGTGCGCCATCGCtcccaaatcagccttcagcgcCAAGTTGTCCGAGGGCCGCACCATGCCCGTGGCGGCGGAAGATGCTGTGCGCTTTGACAAGGTAACGCTAAACGAGCAGGGTGACTTCAACACGGAAACAGGACGCTTCACCTGCAAAGTGCCCGGCGTCTACTACTTTGCGGTCCACGCCACCGTCTACCGGGCCAGCCTGCAGTTTGACCTGATGAAGAACGGTCACACGATGGCGTCCTACTTCCAGTTCTATGGGAACTGGCCCAAGCCAGCATCTTTGTCCGGAGGCTCGCTGCTGCACCTCATCCCGGGCGATCAGGTGTGGGTGCAGATGGCGTTGGGCGAGTACAGTGGTTTCTACTCCAGCTCTAAGACTGACAGCACGTTCACTGGCTTCCTGGTGTACTCGGACTGGAAAAACTCTGCTGTCTTCGCCAAGGGCGAAGTGGTATAG